In Sutterella faecalis, a genomic segment contains:
- the rpoC gene encoding DNA-directed RNA polymerase subunit beta', with amino-acid sequence MNSALNDIFNQVHKDEHFDAIRIGLASPEKIHSWSYGEVKKPETINYRTQKPERDGLFCAKIFGPVKDYECLCGKYKRLKNRGVICEKCGVEVTLAKVRRERMGHIDLASPVAHIWFLKSLPSRMGMVLDIPLRDIERVLYFEAYIVVDPGLSTLERGQLLNEEEFIQKTAEFGDDFKAMMGAEAIGELLRTIDIDAEVARLRDELANTASEAKIKKFAKRLKVLEGFQRSGIKPEWMIMTVLPVLPPDLRPLVALDGGRFATSDLNDLYRRVINRNNRLKRLLEIKAPDIIVRNEKRMLQEAVDSLLDNGRRGKAMTGANKRPLKSLADMIKGKSGRFRQNLLGKRVDYSGRSVITVGPELRLHQCGVPKLMALELFKPFIFNKLVLRGLAPTPKAAKKMVENQEAVVWDILEEVIFEHPVMLNRAPTLHRLGIQAFEPKLIEGKAMQLHPLVCAAFNADFDGDQMAIHVPLSLEAQLEARGLMMSSNNVLFPANGDPSIVPSQDMVLGLYYATREKINGKGEGMFFSDVAEVQRAWDNGVVELQTRCTVRIKEYELNRETGEKTPKIVRYETSVGRALLSEILPEGMSFKELNITLKKKEIAKLINRCFRLCGLRATVIFADKLKDNGYRLSTRAGISICVGDMKVPAQKEGLVRAAEQEVKEIEAQYTSGLVTQGERYNKVVDIWGRTSDQVGKVMMQELSSEPTIDRHGHKVSQESFNSVYMMADSGARGSAAQIRQLAGMRGLMAKPDGSIIETPITANFREGLNVLQYFISTHGARKGLADTALKTANSGYLTRRLVDVTQDLVVVEDDCHTTRGVEMRALVEGGEVIQALRDRVLGRVTATDVINPDTHEVVLTAGTLLDERACDKLDELGIDMVKVRTPLTCDTRYGLCAKCYGRDLGRGTLVNAGESVGVIAAQSIGEPGTQLTMRTFHIGGAASRAAVASSVEAKSAGTVTFSPAMRFVKSSKGELVVISRSGEIVVVDHGRERERHKVPYGSTLLVKADQTIKAGQQLATWDPMTRPIITEYAGRVKFENVIENVTVMNQVDEVTGLSSLVVIDPKKTAGKGGKASAAGILRPLVHLLNEDGSEVKIPGTDHAVTIQLPVGAFVVVRDGQDIGMGEVLARIPTESQKTRDITGGLPRVAELFEARSPKDAGMLAEVTGTVTFGKETKGKQRLIITDQEGNAHETLISKDKTVLVHDGQVVQKGEEIVDGPVDPHDILRLLGIEELARYIVDEVQDVYRLQGVKINDKHIEVIVRQMLRRVQIADPGDTHFIQGEQVERSEMLDENDRVTALGKRPATYENVLLGITKASLSTDSFISAASFQETTRVLTEAAIMGKRDDLRGLKENVIVGRLIPAGTGLAYHQAHKAQELAERLERETQAFDEPLPEGEAAAAQQEVEEEMSEAAEKPAVNPFAAFDHKEAVAEEEKTPKKPAEAEEQPAS; translated from the coding sequence ATGAATTCTGCGCTTAATGACATTTTCAACCAGGTCCACAAGGACGAGCATTTCGATGCCATCCGCATCGGTCTTGCCAGCCCTGAAAAGATCCACTCCTGGTCCTACGGCGAAGTCAAAAAGCCGGAGACGATCAACTACCGCACTCAGAAGCCTGAGCGCGACGGTCTTTTCTGCGCGAAGATCTTCGGGCCGGTGAAGGACTACGAATGCCTTTGCGGCAAGTACAAGCGCCTCAAGAATCGCGGCGTCATCTGCGAAAAGTGCGGCGTTGAAGTGACGCTCGCCAAGGTGCGCCGTGAACGCATGGGTCACATTGACCTCGCGAGCCCGGTGGCGCACATCTGGTTCCTCAAGAGCCTGCCTTCGCGTATGGGCATGGTGCTCGATATTCCGCTTCGCGACATCGAGCGCGTGCTTTACTTCGAAGCCTACATCGTTGTTGATCCGGGCCTTTCGACGCTTGAGCGCGGCCAGCTTCTCAACGAAGAGGAATTCATCCAGAAGACGGCTGAGTTCGGCGACGACTTCAAGGCCATGATGGGCGCTGAAGCGATTGGCGAACTCCTGCGCACGATTGATATCGATGCAGAAGTTGCTCGTCTTCGCGATGAGCTCGCCAATACGGCTTCGGAAGCAAAGATCAAGAAGTTCGCCAAGCGACTCAAGGTCCTTGAAGGCTTCCAGCGTTCGGGCATCAAGCCCGAATGGATGATCATGACGGTCCTGCCGGTGCTCCCGCCGGATCTCCGTCCGCTCGTCGCGCTTGACGGCGGCCGCTTTGCGACTTCGGACCTCAATGATCTCTATCGCCGCGTCATCAACCGCAACAACCGCCTGAAGCGCCTCCTTGAAATCAAGGCTCCGGACATCATCGTGCGCAACGAAAAGCGCATGCTCCAGGAAGCTGTGGACTCGCTTCTCGACAACGGCCGCCGCGGCAAGGCGATGACCGGTGCGAACAAGCGTCCGCTCAAGTCGCTCGCCGACATGATCAAGGGCAAGTCCGGCCGCTTCCGTCAGAACCTTCTCGGTAAGCGCGTCGACTACTCCGGCCGTTCCGTGATTACGGTGGGCCCGGAACTGCGTCTGCACCAGTGCGGCGTGCCGAAGCTGATGGCGCTCGAGCTCTTCAAGCCCTTCATCTTCAATAAGCTCGTTCTGCGTGGTCTTGCACCGACGCCGAAGGCTGCGAAGAAGATGGTTGAGAACCAGGAAGCCGTGGTCTGGGACATCCTCGAAGAAGTGATTTTCGAGCACCCGGTCATGCTCAACCGCGCGCCTACGCTTCACCGACTCGGCATTCAGGCTTTTGAGCCGAAGCTGATCGAAGGCAAGGCAATGCAGCTCCATCCGCTCGTCTGCGCGGCCTTCAACGCCGACTTCGACGGCGACCAGATGGCTATTCACGTTCCGCTTTCCCTCGAAGCTCAGCTCGAGGCTCGCGGACTGATGATGAGCTCCAACAATGTCCTCTTCCCGGCTAACGGCGATCCTTCGATCGTGCCGTCGCAGGACATGGTGCTTGGTCTTTACTACGCAACCCGCGAAAAGATCAACGGCAAGGGCGAAGGCATGTTCTTCTCGGACGTCGCTGAAGTTCAGCGCGCCTGGGACAACGGCGTCGTCGAGCTGCAGACCCGCTGCACCGTGCGAATCAAGGAATACGAACTTAACCGCGAAACCGGTGAGAAGACGCCGAAGATCGTCCGTTACGAGACTTCTGTCGGCCGCGCGCTTCTCTCGGAAATCCTTCCGGAAGGCATGAGCTTCAAGGAGCTCAACATCACCCTCAAGAAGAAGGAAATCGCCAAGCTCATCAACCGCTGCTTCCGCCTCTGCGGTCTGCGCGCGACGGTGATCTTCGCCGATAAGCTCAAGGACAACGGCTATCGTCTCTCGACGCGTGCCGGCATTTCGATCTGCGTGGGCGACATGAAGGTCCCCGCTCAGAAGGAAGGCCTCGTTCGCGCCGCCGAGCAGGAAGTGAAGGAAATTGAAGCGCAGTACACCTCGGGTCTCGTGACCCAGGGCGAGCGCTACAACAAGGTGGTCGACATCTGGGGCCGTACTTCGGACCAGGTGGGTAAGGTGATGATGCAGGAGCTCTCGTCCGAGCCCACGATCGATCGTCACGGCCACAAGGTTTCTCAGGAATCCTTCAACAGCGTCTACATGATGGCCGACTCGGGCGCCCGCGGTTCCGCAGCGCAGATTCGCCAGCTGGCCGGCATGCGCGGCCTGATGGCCAAGCCTGACGGCTCCATTATTGAAACGCCGATTACGGCGAACTTCCGTGAAGGCCTTAACGTTCTGCAGTACTTCATCTCGACCCACGGTGCCCGTAAGGGCCTCGCGGATACGGCTCTGAAGACCGCGAACTCCGGCTACCTCACGCGTCGTCTTGTTGACGTTACGCAGGATCTCGTGGTGGTGGAAGATGACTGCCACACGACCCGCGGCGTTGAAATGCGCGCGCTTGTTGAGGGCGGTGAGGTTATTCAGGCTCTGCGCGACCGCGTCCTCGGACGCGTGACGGCGACCGACGTCATCAATCCTGACACGCACGAAGTGGTTCTTACTGCCGGAACGCTGCTCGATGAACGCGCCTGCGACAAGCTCGACGAGCTCGGCATTGACATGGTGAAGGTCCGCACGCCGCTCACCTGCGACACGCGCTACGGTCTCTGCGCCAAGTGCTACGGCCGTGATCTCGGACGCGGCACGCTCGTCAATGCTGGTGAATCGGTCGGCGTCATCGCTGCTCAGTCGATTGGCGAACCGGGCACGCAGCTTACGATGCGTACGTTCCACATCGGCGGTGCAGCTTCACGAGCTGCCGTGGCCTCGAGCGTGGAAGCAAAGTCTGCCGGTACGGTGACTTTCAGCCCCGCCATGCGCTTCGTCAAGTCCTCGAAGGGCGAGCTGGTGGTTATTTCCCGTTCGGGCGAAATCGTGGTTGTCGACCACGGCCGTGAACGCGAACGCCATAAGGTGCCGTACGGTTCAACGCTCCTCGTGAAGGCTGATCAGACGATCAAGGCGGGCCAGCAGCTGGCTACGTGGGATCCGATGACCCGCCCGATTATTACGGAGTACGCCGGTCGCGTGAAGTTCGAAAACGTGATCGAAAACGTCACCGTGATGAATCAGGTCGACGAAGTGACGGGGCTTTCGAGCCTCGTCGTCATCGACCCGAAGAAGACGGCCGGCAAGGGCGGCAAGGCAAGTGCTGCAGGCATTCTTCGCCCCTTGGTTCACCTCCTCAATGAGGATGGGTCCGAGGTGAAGATTCCGGGTACGGACCACGCCGTGACGATTCAGCTGCCGGTGGGCGCCTTCGTGGTTGTCCGCGACGGTCAGGACATCGGCATGGGCGAAGTGCTCGCACGTATTCCGACCGAGTCGCAGAAGACCCGCGATATTACGGGTGGTCTGCCTCGTGTTGCGGAACTCTTCGAAGCTCGCAGTCCGAAGGATGCCGGCATGCTTGCTGAAGTTACCGGTACGGTTACGTTCGGCAAGGAAACGAAGGGCAAGCAGCGTCTCATCATTACCGACCAGGAAGGTAATGCGCATGAAACGCTGATCAGCAAGGACAAGACGGTTCTCGTCCACGACGGTCAGGTCGTTCAGAAGGGTGAAGAAATCGTCGACGGTCCGGTTGATCCGCATGACATCCTCCGTCTCCTCGGCATTGAAGAGCTCGCTCGCTACATCGTCGACGAAGTGCAGGACGTTTATCGTCTGCAGGGCGTGAAGATCAATGACAAGCACATTGAAGTGATCGTTCGTCAGATGCTGCGCCGCGTCCAGATTGCTGATCCGGGCGATACGCACTTCATTCAGGGCGAACAGGTTGAGCGTTCCGAAATGCTCGACGAGAACGATCGCGTCACTGCGCTCGGCAAGCGTCCTGCTACCTATGAAAACGTGCTCCTCGGCATTACGAAGGCGTCTCTTTCGACGGACAGCTTCATTTCTGCAGCGTCCTTCCAGGAAACGACTCGCGTTCTTACCGAAGCTGCCATCATGGGCAAGCGCGACGATCTGCGTGGCCTGAAGGAAAACGTGATCGTCGGCCGCCTGATTCCTGCCGGTACGGGTCTTGCCTATCATCAGGCGCATAAGGCTCAGGAGCTTGCAGAGCGTCTCGAACGTGAAACGCAGGCATTCGACGAACCTCTCCCTGAAGGCGAAGCCGCTGCGGCCCAGCAGGAAGTGGAAGAGGAAATGTCTGAAGCAGCCGAAAAGCCCGCTGTCAATCCTTTCGCCGCCTTTGACCACAAGGAAGCGGTGGCGGAAGAAGAGAAGACTCCGAAGAAGCCCGCTGAGGCTGAAGAACAGCCTGCTTCGTAA
- the rpsL gene encoding 30S ribosomal protein S12 — protein sequence MPTINQLVRKPRELTHDKSKSPALKNCPQKRGVCTRVYTTTPKKPNSALRKVAKVRLTNGFEVISYIGGEGHNLQEHSVVLIRGGRVKDLPGVRYHIVRGSLDTQGVKDRKQARSKYGAKRPKAA from the coding sequence ATGCCTACTATTAACCAGCTTGTTCGCAAGCCTCGTGAGCTCACGCACGATAAGAGCAAGAGCCCGGCTCTTAAGAACTGCCCGCAGAAGCGCGGCGTTTGCACTCGTGTGTATACCACGACCCCGAAGAAGCCGAACTCCGCTCTGCGTAAGGTCGCCAAGGTGCGCCTCACCAACGGCTTTGAAGTCATTTCCTACATCGGCGGCGAAGGCCACAACCTGCAGGAGCACTCTGTTGTGCTCATCCGCGGCGGCCGTGTGAAGGACCTTCCTGGCGTGCGCTATCACATCGTGCGCGGCTCTCTGGATACCCAGGGCGTCAAGGATCGCAAGCAGGCCCGCTCCAAGTACGGCGCGAAGCGCCCGAAGGCGGCCTAA
- the rpsG gene encoding 30S ribosomal protein S7 — MPRRREVPKREILPDPKFGSVEVTKFINVIMLDGKKAVAERIVYGAFAQIEEKTGKSALEVFNNAINNVRPLVEVKSRRVGGANYQVPVEVRPVRRLALAMRWLRESAKSRSEKSMPQRLAGELLDASENRGGAVKKRDEVHRMAEANKAFSHFRF; from the coding sequence ATGCCCCGTCGTCGCGAAGTACCTAAGCGCGAAATTCTGCCGGATCCGAAGTTCGGCAGCGTTGAAGTTACCAAGTTCATCAATGTGATCATGCTCGATGGCAAGAAGGCGGTTGCGGAACGCATCGTCTACGGCGCCTTCGCGCAGATCGAAGAAAAGACCGGCAAGAGCGCTCTGGAAGTGTTCAACAACGCCATCAACAACGTCCGTCCGCTGGTTGAGGTTAAGTCCCGCCGCGTCGGTGGCGCGAACTACCAGGTCCCGGTTGAAGTCCGTCCGGTCCGCCGCCTCGCCCTCGCGATGCGCTGGCTGCGCGAGTCGGCCAAGAGCCGCTCCGAAAAGTCGATGCCGCAGCGCCTCGCCGGCGAACTGCTCGACGCCAGCGAAAATCGCGGCGGTGCCGTGAAGAAGCGCGATGAGGTCCATCGTATGGCTGAAGCCAACAAGGCCTTCTCGCATTTCCGCTTCTAA
- the rpoB gene encoding DNA-directed RNA polymerase subunit beta yields the protein MSYSFTEKKRIRKSFASRPSVLEVPSLLDIQLRSYEDFLQANVKPAARSSNLGLQAAFTSIFPITSNNGYARLRFAGYNLAEPEFDVAECQLRGLTYCSRLRAKIRLEIYDREAAQPETIKEIRENDVYMGEIPLMTEKGSFIVNGTERVIVSQLHRSPGIFFEHDKGKTHSSGKLLFSARVIPYRGSWLDFEFDAKDILYFRVDRRRKMPGTILLKAIGYSVEDILARFFAFDSFQLLKSGAKLPVVPERLKGQTMSFDITDGEGKVIVPHDKRITAKHLRDISKAGVTTIAVPDDYLLGRVLAKNIVDAQTGEVIAQANEEITESTLEHLRASRVRKIETLFTNELDHGAYISNTLRLDDTPDQFSARVAIYRMMRPGEPPTEEAVETLFDRLFFDADAYDLSRVGRMKVNARFGRPSAEGARTLTKEDIVDTMALLVALRNGQDDVELVDEKGEKRICPVNGVDDIDHLGNRRVRCVGELAENQFRAGLVRVERAVKERLNQAESDGLTPQDLINSKPISAAIREFFGSSQLSQFMDQTNPLSEITHKRRISALGPGGLTRERAGFEVRDVHSTHYGRVCPIETPEGPNIGLINSLALYARLNEYGFLETPYRKVVDGVATKEIHYLSAIEEGKYIIAQANAEMDDHGRLTQELVSARDNGETILASPERIQYMDVAPAQIVSCAAALIPFLEHDDANRALMGANMQRQGVPCLRPEKPVVGTGIERTVAVDSKTAVQARRGGVVDYVDANRVVIRVNDEESVAGETGVDIYNLQKFTRSNQSTNINQRPIVVKGDRVAVGDVLADGASTDTGELALGQNMLIAFMPWNGYNYEDSVLISERVVADDRYTSIHIEELSVVSRDTKLGPEEITRDISNLSENQLSRLDDSGIVFIGAEVKAGDVLVGKVTPKGETQLTPEEKLLRVIFGEKASDVKDTSLRVPSGMTGTVIDVQVFTRDGVKRDKRAESIIAEALKRYRRDLDDQLRIVERDSFDRLRRQLAGHKVVSTMKLEGLPADCVLTPEFLATMQGYDLFDLRMEEEAAQHYIDLTKQAIEHTREDNARKFDIKNDKLTRGDELPPGVLKMVKVYIAERRRLQPGDKMAGRHGNKGVVSKICPVEDMPYMADGRPADIVLNPLGVPSRMNIGQVLEVHLGWAAKGIGWRIEQMLKTEQVRQIRAFLNEVYNRTGKHEDLDSLTDEELMRMARNLQNGVPFATPVFDGATEEQIRMMLDLAFPDEEAARLQLTPSKTQATLYDGRTGDAFERPVTVGYMHYLKLHHLVDDKMHARSTGPYSLVTQQPLGGKAQFGGQRFGEMEVWALEAYGAAYVLQEMLTVKSDDVNGRTKVYENIVKGEHKIEAGMPESFNVLVKEIRSLGIDIDLVKN from the coding sequence ATGTCGTACTCGTTCACTGAAAAGAAGCGCATCCGCAAGAGCTTCGCCTCTCGCCCGAGCGTCCTTGAAGTGCCTTCCCTGCTTGATATTCAGCTTCGTTCGTACGAAGACTTCCTGCAGGCCAACGTGAAGCCCGCTGCGCGCAGCAGCAATCTCGGCCTTCAGGCCGCCTTCACCTCGATCTTCCCGATCACGAGCAACAATGGTTACGCCCGTCTGAGATTCGCAGGCTACAACCTTGCCGAACCTGAGTTCGACGTGGCTGAGTGCCAGCTGCGCGGTCTTACCTACTGCTCGCGTCTTCGCGCCAAGATCCGTCTTGAAATCTACGATCGTGAAGCCGCTCAGCCGGAAACGATCAAGGAAATCCGTGAGAACGACGTCTACATGGGGGAAATCCCCCTGATGACGGAAAAGGGTTCGTTCATTGTGAACGGCACGGAACGCGTCATTGTTTCCCAGCTGCACCGTTCTCCCGGCATCTTCTTCGAGCATGACAAGGGCAAGACCCATTCGTCGGGCAAGCTCCTCTTCTCCGCTCGCGTCATTCCCTACCGCGGTTCGTGGCTTGACTTTGAATTCGACGCGAAGGACATCCTTTACTTCCGCGTCGACCGCCGCCGCAAGATGCCCGGCACGATCCTCCTGAAGGCCATCGGCTATTCGGTCGAGGACATCCTCGCGCGCTTCTTTGCTTTCGACAGCTTCCAGCTCCTGAAGAGCGGAGCCAAGCTTCCCGTCGTTCCTGAACGACTCAAGGGACAGACGATGTCGTTCGACATTACGGACGGCGAAGGCAAGGTCATTGTTCCGCATGACAAGCGCATTACTGCCAAGCATCTTCGCGATATTTCGAAGGCTGGCGTGACGACGATCGCGGTTCCTGACGATTACCTCCTCGGACGCGTCCTCGCCAAGAACATTGTCGACGCTCAGACGGGCGAAGTCATTGCTCAGGCCAATGAGGAAATCACGGAATCGACGCTCGAACATCTGCGGGCGTCCCGCGTGCGCAAGATCGAAACGCTCTTTACGAATGAGCTCGATCATGGCGCCTATATTTCCAACACGCTGCGTCTTGACGATACGCCGGATCAGTTCTCCGCCCGCGTTGCGATCTACCGCATGATGCGTCCGGGTGAACCGCCTACGGAAGAAGCCGTTGAAACGCTCTTCGACCGCCTCTTCTTTGATGCCGATGCGTATGATCTTTCGCGCGTCGGCCGCATGAAGGTCAATGCTCGTTTCGGCCGTCCCTCCGCCGAAGGCGCCCGCACGCTTACGAAGGAAGACATCGTTGATACGATGGCTCTTCTGGTTGCTCTGCGCAACGGCCAGGACGATGTCGAGCTCGTCGACGAAAAAGGTGAAAAGCGTATTTGCCCGGTGAACGGCGTCGACGACATCGACCACCTCGGCAACCGTCGCGTCCGCTGCGTCGGCGAACTCGCCGAGAATCAGTTCCGCGCTGGTCTTGTCCGCGTTGAGCGTGCCGTCAAGGAGCGTCTCAACCAGGCTGAAAGCGACGGGCTCACGCCGCAGGATCTCATCAATTCGAAGCCCATCTCAGCTGCGATTCGTGAGTTCTTCGGTTCGAGCCAGCTCTCGCAGTTCATGGACCAGACGAACCCGCTTTCGGAAATTACGCATAAGCGCCGTATTTCCGCGCTTGGTCCGGGCGGCCTCACGCGTGAACGCGCAGGCTTCGAAGTGCGCGACGTGCATTCGACCCACTACGGCCGCGTCTGCCCGATTGAAACGCCTGAAGGTCCGAACATCGGTCTGATCAACTCGCTCGCTCTTTATGCGCGCCTCAACGAGTACGGCTTCCTTGAGACGCCGTACCGCAAGGTTGTGGACGGCGTTGCGACGAAGGAAATTCACTACCTTTCCGCCATTGAGGAAGGCAAGTACATCATCGCTCAGGCCAACGCCGAGATGGATGATCACGGCCGCCTCACTCAGGAACTCGTTTCTGCCCGCGACAACGGCGAAACGATTCTGGCTTCGCCTGAGCGCATTCAGTACATGGACGTCGCGCCGGCGCAGATCGTTTCCTGCGCTGCTGCGCTTATTCCGTTCCTTGAACACGATGACGCGAACCGTGCTCTGATGGGCGCGAACATGCAGCGTCAGGGCGTGCCCTGCCTGCGTCCTGAGAAGCCTGTCGTCGGTACGGGCATCGAACGTACGGTTGCGGTTGACTCGAAGACGGCTGTTCAGGCACGCCGCGGCGGTGTGGTTGACTATGTCGACGCCAACCGCGTGGTGATTCGCGTGAACGACGAGGAATCGGTGGCCGGTGAAACCGGTGTGGACATCTACAACCTGCAGAAGTTCACCCGTTCCAACCAGTCGACCAATATCAATCAGCGTCCGATCGTTGTGAAGGGCGATCGCGTGGCGGTTGGCGATGTGCTCGCCGACGGCGCTTCGACCGATACGGGTGAACTCGCTCTCGGCCAGAACATGCTGATCGCGTTCATGCCGTGGAACGGCTACAACTACGAAGACTCGGTGCTCATCAGCGAGCGCGTGGTTGCCGACGACCGCTATACCTCAATCCACATCGAGGAGCTCTCTGTCGTTTCCCGCGATACGAAGCTCGGGCCTGAGGAAATCACCCGCGACATTTCGAACCTCTCGGAAAACCAGCTCTCCCGTCTTGATGATTCCGGCATCGTTTTCATCGGCGCTGAAGTCAAGGCTGGCGATGTGCTCGTCGGCAAGGTAACGCCGAAGGGCGAAACGCAGCTCACGCCGGAAGAAAAGCTCCTGCGCGTGATTTTCGGCGAGAAGGCTTCGGATGTGAAGGATACGTCGCTGCGCGTTCCGTCCGGCATGACCGGTACGGTTATCGACGTGCAGGTCTTCACCCGCGACGGCGTGAAGCGCGACAAGCGTGCGGAAAGCATCATTGCCGAAGCGCTCAAGCGTTATCGCCGCGACCTCGATGACCAGCTGCGCATTGTTGAGCGCGACTCCTTCGACCGTCTGCGTCGCCAGCTTGCCGGCCACAAGGTCGTGAGCACGATGAAGCTCGAGGGTCTTCCTGCCGACTGCGTGCTGACGCCTGAATTCCTGGCCACCATGCAGGGCTACGATCTCTTTGATCTGCGCATGGAAGAGGAAGCTGCTCAGCACTACATTGATCTCACGAAGCAGGCAATCGAGCACACGCGCGAAGACAATGCCCGCAAGTTCGATATCAAGAACGACAAGCTCACGCGCGGCGACGAGCTGCCCCCGGGCGTGCTCAAGATGGTGAAGGTGTACATCGCTGAACGCCGTCGTCTGCAGCCCGGCGACAAGATGGCCGGCCGTCACGGTAACAAGGGCGTGGTCTCCAAGATCTGCCCGGTTGAGGATATGCCGTACATGGCCGACGGTCGTCCCGCCGACATCGTTCTGAATCCGCTCGGCGTGCCGTCTCGTATGAACATCGGTCAGGTGCTTGAAGTTCACCTCGGCTGGGCCGCGAAGGGCATCGGCTGGCGCATTGAACAGATGCTCAAGACCGAGCAGGTTCGTCAGATCCGTGCGTTCCTCAATGAGGTTTACAACCGTACCGGCAAGCACGAAGATCTCGACAGCCTTACGGATGAAGAGCTCATGCGCATGGCTCGCAATCTGCAGAACGGCGTGCCGTTTGCCACGCCGGTCTTTGACGGCGCTACGGAAGAGCAGATTCGCATGATGCTTGACCTCGCCTTCCCGGATGAGGAAGCCGCTCGTCTGCAGCTCACGCCTTCGAAGACCCAGGCGACCCTTTATGACGGTCGTACGGGTGATGCTTTCGAACGTCCGGTGACCGTGGGCTACATGCACTACCTGAAGCTTCACCACCTCGTCGACGACAAGATGCATGCGCGTTCCACGGGCCCGTACTCGCTCGTCACGCAGCAGCCTCTGGGCGGCAAGGCGCAGTTCGGCGGCCAGCGCTTCGGCGAAATGGAAGTCTGGGCGCTTGAAGCTTACGGCGCGGCTTACGTGCTGCAGGAAATGCTTACCGTCAAGTCCGACGATGTCAACGGCCGTACGAAGGTTTACGAAAACATCGTCAAGGGCGAGCACAAGATCGAAGCGGGCATGCCCGAATCCTTCAACGTGCTCGTGAAGGAAATCCGGTCGCTCGGCATCGACATCGACCTCGTCAAGAACTAA